A genomic segment from Pseudoduganella chitinolytica encodes:
- a CDS encoding hybrid sensor histidine kinase/response regulator, which translates to MILPTGPGDSPRSQADQPHAAQEARERARLSAGQLAAALGSISDGLAVLDRDWLVTYLNRPADDMLRAPSQAAEDVVGRVLWQAFPHLAGTLLETQLRLAQERRQNATFELFHASRQRWIEVRAFPFDGGVTCTLHDIHQRKQHERALRENSNRLQVALAAGKLGDWTWTAANDVVTCGPRAAEIFDLPPGEATTWSALQERIVASDRAGAQAAFLQAFTARSDFSVECRIVRDGGSAWLSVAGHGYYDDGGRLLGMTGMVQDISERKAAEDTLRHSEEQLRALADSIPQLAWIAHHDGRMVWYNRRWHDYTGVQPDELEGDGWSQVYAPDCIDAMVAHWQASLESGQPFEMEIPIRGADGQYRWFLTRANPVRDASGQMLRWFGTSTDVDQVKRAQEALRDETNILEMLNSTGNALARHRDLQPLLQEVTDAATRILGARFGAFFYRGSDRAPELCTLAGQPPSGQGDMAGNGAALLAGLDLGQDDGGGAMLRCDDLLRQPTCAPQLDPALGRHVRSLLAAPVVSRAGDVVGTLLFGHPEPGMFGERSERIIGGIAAQAGVAIDNARLNEAARRAAEERIALLDRERSARAEAERSSQMKDEFLATLSHELRTPLNAILGWSQMLRRGNRGEADLQKGLQTIERNARAQAQLIEDLLDMSRIMSGQVLLEMQGVPPATIVDAAIEAVRPAAQAKQIVIEREFAPCALIAADPGRLQQVVWNLLSNAIKFTPPEGRVRVTVRERDGQAEIGVSDTGIGIGAEFLGHVFDRFRQADASTTRRHGGLGLGLSIVKHLVEQHGGTVTAASAGEGQGAAFTVSLPLAGDLPLGERPQRPAGLAAPGARAGRRDNEPADLRGLRVLVVDDEPDGRDLIKRVLADRNAEVTTAATAGEALALLPRVRAQLLLSDIGMPDMDGFELLERVRALGPAAGGDLPAIALTAFAQSEDRLRALEAGFLDHISKPVEPAELIAAVALVAAQCRAA; encoded by the coding sequence ATGATTCTCCCAACCGGGCCCGGTGACAGCCCACGCTCCCAGGCAGACCAGCCGCACGCCGCGCAGGAAGCGCGGGAGCGTGCGCGGCTGTCCGCAGGCCAATTGGCGGCCGCGCTGGGCAGCATCAGCGATGGCCTGGCCGTGCTGGACCGGGACTGGCTCGTCACCTACCTGAACCGTCCCGCCGACGACATGCTGCGCGCGCCCAGCCAGGCTGCCGAGGATGTCGTGGGGCGCGTGCTGTGGCAAGCGTTCCCCCACCTGGCAGGCACGCTGCTGGAAACGCAGCTGCGCCTTGCCCAGGAGCGGCGCCAGAACGCCACGTTCGAACTGTTCCACGCGTCGCGCCAGCGCTGGATCGAAGTGCGCGCGTTTCCGTTCGACGGCGGCGTCACTTGCACGCTGCACGACATCCACCAGCGCAAGCAGCACGAACGGGCGCTGCGCGAGAACAGCAACCGGCTGCAGGTCGCGCTGGCGGCGGGCAAGCTGGGCGACTGGACGTGGACGGCGGCCAACGACGTCGTCACGTGCGGCCCGCGCGCCGCCGAGATCTTCGATCTCCCGCCCGGCGAGGCCACTACCTGGAGCGCCCTCCAGGAACGCATCGTGGCCAGCGACCGCGCCGGCGCCCAGGCCGCTTTCCTGCAGGCGTTCACGGCGCGCAGCGACTTCAGCGTGGAGTGCCGCATCGTGCGCGACGGCGGCAGCGCCTGGCTGTCGGTGGCGGGGCACGGCTATTACGACGACGGCGGCCGCCTGCTTGGCATGACGGGCATGGTGCAGGACATCAGCGAACGCAAGGCCGCCGAGGACACCCTACGCCACAGCGAGGAGCAGTTGCGCGCGCTGGCCGACTCGATTCCGCAACTGGCGTGGATCGCCCACCACGACGGCCGCATGGTCTGGTACAACCGGCGCTGGCACGACTACACCGGCGTGCAGCCCGACGAGCTGGAAGGCGACGGCTGGTCGCAGGTCTACGCGCCCGATTGCATCGACGCAATGGTCGCGCACTGGCAGGCGTCGCTCGAATCGGGCCAGCCCTTCGAGATGGAGATCCCGATCCGCGGCGCGGACGGCCAGTACCGCTGGTTCCTGACGCGCGCCAATCCCGTGCGCGACGCTTCCGGCCAGATGCTGCGCTGGTTCGGCACCAGCACGGATGTCGACCAGGTCAAGCGCGCCCAGGAGGCCTTGCGCGACGAGACGAACATCCTGGAAATGCTGAACAGCACCGGCAACGCGCTGGCGCGCCACCGCGATTTGCAGCCGCTGCTGCAGGAAGTGACGGATGCGGCCACGCGCATCCTCGGCGCCCGGTTCGGTGCGTTCTTCTATCGCGGCAGCGACCGCGCGCCGGAGCTGTGCACGCTGGCGGGCCAGCCGCCATCCGGCCAGGGCGACATGGCCGGCAATGGCGCCGCGCTGCTGGCCGGCCTGGACCTGGGGCAGGACGACGGCGGGGGCGCCATGCTGCGCTGCGACGACCTGCTGCGCCAGCCGACCTGCGCGCCGCAGCTGGATCCGGCGCTGGGTCGCCACGTGCGCAGTTTGCTGGCGGCGCCCGTGGTATCGCGCGCCGGTGATGTGGTGGGGACTTTGCTGTTCGGCCATCCCGAGCCTGGCATGTTCGGCGAGCGTTCGGAACGCATCATCGGCGGCATTGCCGCCCAGGCCGGCGTGGCCATCGACAACGCGCGCCTGAACGAGGCGGCGCGCCGGGCCGCCGAGGAACGCATCGCCCTGCTCGACCGCGAGCGCAGCGCACGCGCCGAGGCCGAGCGCAGCAGCCAGATGAAGGACGAGTTCCTGGCCACGCTGTCGCACGAGCTGCGCACCCCGCTCAACGCCATCCTGGGCTGGTCGCAGATGCTGCGGCGGGGCAACCGGGGCGAGGCCGACCTGCAGAAGGGCCTGCAGACCATCGAGCGCAATGCCCGCGCCCAGGCCCAGCTGATCGAGGACCTGCTGGACATGAGCCGCATCATGTCCGGCCAGGTGTTGCTGGAAATGCAGGGCGTGCCGCCAGCCACGATCGTCGATGCGGCGATCGAGGCCGTACGTCCCGCCGCGCAGGCCAAGCAAATCGTCATCGAACGCGAGTTTGCGCCGTGCGCCCTGATTGCCGCCGATCCGGGCCGGTTGCAGCAGGTGGTCTGGAACCTGCTGTCGAATGCCATCAAGTTCACGCCGCCGGAAGGCCGGGTGCGCGTGACGGTGCGCGAACGCGATGGCCAGGCCGAGATCGGCGTCAGCGACACGGGGATCGGCATCGGTGCGGAATTCCTGGGTCACGTGTTCGACCGCTTCCGCCAGGCCGACGCATCGACGACGCGGCGCCATGGCGGCCTGGGCCTGGGCCTGTCGATCGTCAAGCACCTGGTCGAGCAGCACGGCGGCACCGTCACGGCCGCCAGCGCGGGCGAAGGGCAAGGCGCCGCATTCACCGTGTCCTTGCCGCTGGCGGGCGACCTGCCGCTGGGCGAGCGACCGCAGCGCCCTGCCGGCCTCGCGGCACCAGGCGCCCGCGCGGGCCGTCGCGACAACGAACCGGCCGACCTGCGCGGGCTGCGCGTGCTGGTCGTGGACGACGAACCCGACGGCCGCGACCTGATCAAGCGCGTGTTGGCCGACCGCAATGCGGAGGTGACGACAGCGGCCACGGCCGGCGAAGCGCTGGCACTGCTGCCGCGCGTGCGGGCACAGTTGCTGCTGAGCGATATCGGCATGCCGGACATGGACGGCTTCGAGCTGCTGGAACGGGTGCGGGCGCTGGGGCCGGCGGCAGGCGGCGACCTGCCGGCCATCGCACTGACCGCGTTCGCGCAGTCGGAAGACCGGCTGCGGGCCCTGGAAGCGGGCTTCCTGGACCATATCTCGAAGCCGGTGGAGCCAGCCGAGCTGATTGCCGCGGTAGCGCTCGTTGCCGCGCAATGCCGCGCCGCCTGA
- a CDS encoding helix-turn-helix domain-containing protein — protein sequence MEEPAYPPTVARLVAPRVPLASCVRAWVVRSTVGCAPLAPPQRLNRFPATPFCTITWLFEGSAQLVVPAVDDPAIDTWLRPGQALFCGPQSRPFVTANPGPVHGMTVMLFADAMHRLTGLDMAAQLDRMAPLADVLDPWWQRLSDDVLAAATDDDRIAVFETGLEQRWRVLRGDGALVQARDWVQALAVRAAAAGVGRSARMAERRVRAWAGHPLRTLRRLDRAERSLVAARVALQAQEGRVSLADVAAAGGFADQAHLSREARAIAGDSPAELLRLALTDESYWLFRIWL from the coding sequence ATGGAAGAGCCAGCCTATCCGCCCACCGTCGCCCGCCTGGTCGCGCCCCGCGTGCCGCTGGCGTCGTGCGTGCGCGCGTGGGTTGTGCGCAGCACGGTGGGCTGCGCGCCGCTGGCGCCGCCGCAGCGGCTGAACCGTTTCCCGGCCACGCCCTTTTGCACCATCACCTGGCTGTTCGAGGGCAGCGCGCAGCTCGTCGTGCCGGCCGTCGACGACCCGGCCATCGATACGTGGCTGCGGCCGGGACAGGCGTTGTTCTGCGGGCCGCAGTCGCGCCCGTTCGTAACCGCCAATCCGGGGCCCGTGCATGGCATGACGGTGATGCTGTTTGCCGATGCCATGCACCGGCTGACGGGACTCGACATGGCCGCCCAGCTGGACCGCATGGCGCCGCTGGCCGACGTGCTGGATCCGTGGTGGCAACGGCTGTCCGACGACGTCCTGGCCGCCGCCACGGACGACGACCGCATTGCCGTATTCGAAACCGGACTGGAGCAGCGTTGGCGCGTGCTGCGGGGCGACGGTGCACTGGTGCAGGCGCGCGACTGGGTGCAGGCGCTGGCCGTGCGTGCGGCCGCCGCCGGCGTGGGCCGCAGCGCCCGCATGGCGGAGCGCCGGGTGCGGGCGTGGGCCGGTCATCCGCTGCGCACGTTGCGCCGGCTGGACCGGGCCGAGCGTTCGCTGGTCGCCGCACGCGTGGCGTTGCAGGCCCAAGAAGGCAGGGTCAGCCTGGCCGACGTGGCCGCCGCAGGCGGCTTTGCCGACCAGGCCCACCTGTCGCGCGAGGCGCGTGCCATCGCGGGCGACAGCCCGGCCGAGCTGCTGCGCCTGGCACTGACGGACGAAAGCTACTGGCTGTTCCGCATCTGGCTGTAG
- a CDS encoding alpha-hydroxy acid oxidase, which translates to MTIITSIEDLRVLAKKRVPRMFYDYADSGSWTESTYRANSSEFGPIKFRQRVAVDMSNRTLATTMVGQDVAMPVALAPTGLTGMQHADGEILAARAAEKAGVPFTLSTMSICSIEDVAAHTSRPFWFQLYVMKDRDFIARLIERAKAANCSALVLTLDLQVMGQRHKDIRNGLSAPPRLTLPNLVNMATKPRWCLGMLGTQRRHFGNIVGHAPKVADMSSLSSWTSQQFDLTLSWRDVEWIKERWGGKLIIKGIMDPEDARLAVASGADALIVSNHGGRQLDGAQSSIGALPAIVDAVGDGIEVHFDGGIRSGQDVIKAVALGARGVYIGRAFLYGLGALGEAGVTRCLDIIRNELDVTMAFCGLRDVRDVTRDILLPGTYPVSAAA; encoded by the coding sequence ATGACCATCATCACTTCCATCGAAGACCTGCGCGTGCTGGCGAAAAAGCGCGTGCCCCGCATGTTCTACGACTACGCCGATTCCGGCTCCTGGACCGAATCCACCTACCGCGCCAACAGCAGCGAATTCGGCCCCATCAAGTTCCGCCAGCGCGTCGCCGTCGACATGAGCAACCGCACGCTGGCCACCACGATGGTGGGGCAGGACGTGGCCATGCCGGTGGCGCTGGCGCCGACGGGCCTGACGGGCATGCAGCACGCGGACGGCGAAATCCTGGCCGCCCGCGCCGCCGAGAAGGCCGGCGTGCCCTTCACCCTGTCGACGATGAGCATCTGTTCCATCGAGGACGTGGCCGCGCATACGAGCAGGCCGTTCTGGTTCCAGCTGTACGTGATGAAGGACCGCGATTTCATCGCCCGCCTGATCGAGCGCGCCAAGGCCGCCAACTGTTCGGCGCTCGTGCTGACGCTGGACTTGCAGGTAATGGGCCAGCGCCACAAGGATATCCGCAACGGCCTGTCGGCACCGCCGCGCCTGACCCTGCCGAACCTCGTCAACATGGCGACGAAGCCGCGCTGGTGCCTGGGCATGCTGGGAACGCAGCGGCGCCACTTCGGCAATATCGTCGGTCACGCGCCGAAGGTGGCCGACATGTCGTCGCTGTCGTCGTGGACGTCGCAGCAGTTCGACCTGACCCTGTCGTGGCGCGACGTGGAATGGATCAAAGAGCGCTGGGGCGGCAAGTTGATCATCAAGGGCATCATGGATCCGGAGGACGCGCGCCTGGCCGTGGCCAGCGGCGCCGATGCGCTGATCGTGTCGAACCACGGCGGCCGCCAGCTCGATGGCGCGCAGTCGTCCATCGGCGCGCTGCCGGCCATCGTGGACGCCGTCGGCGACGGCATCGAAGTGCACTTCGACGGCGGCATCCGCTCCGGCCAGGATGTCATCAAGGCGGTCGCGCTGGGTGCGCGCGGCGTCTACATCGGCCGCGCGTTCCTGTACGGCCTGGGCGCGCTGGGCGAGGCGGGCGTCACGCGCTGCCTCGACATCATCCGCAACGAGCTCGATGTGACGATGGCGTTCTGTGGCCTGCGCGACGTGCGCGACGTCACGCGCGACATCCTGCTGCCGGGGACCTATCCCGTCAGCGCGGCCGCGTGA
- a CDS encoding diguanylate cyclase domain-containing protein → MPSPDEILNAKILVVDDCADNVDLMLEILREAGYTDVTATMLPDQVCTLHRQHCYDLILLDLQMPGLNGFQVMKGLKEIEQDGYLPVLALTAQPAFKIAALEAGARDFISKPFDLLEVHKRIHNMLEVRLLYKELAQYSKKQQELALHDPLTGLPNRRLLEDRIETTLQHAVRNQRKAAVMYLDLDGFKAINDTHGHAYGDEILKLVAQRLVGSSRKEDTVARVGGDEFVIVLGDVSGLADAREPASKLIEVVSEPYLVNGITLRLSTSIGIALFPDDAASVGDLIHAADNALYDAKRSGKNRYCAAPGSTKAAATAMAHQLKNVATTVA, encoded by the coding sequence ATGCCCAGCCCAGATGAGATCCTGAATGCCAAGATCCTGGTGGTGGACGATTGCGCGGACAATGTCGACCTGATGCTCGAGATCCTGCGTGAAGCCGGCTACACCGATGTCACGGCAACCATGCTGCCCGATCAGGTTTGCACCCTGCATCGACAGCATTGCTACGATCTGATCCTGCTGGACCTGCAGATGCCTGGCCTGAACGGCTTCCAGGTGATGAAGGGCCTGAAGGAAATCGAACAGGACGGCTACCTGCCCGTGCTGGCCCTGACCGCCCAGCCCGCGTTCAAGATCGCCGCGCTCGAAGCGGGCGCCCGTGACTTCATCAGCAAGCCGTTCGACCTGCTCGAAGTACACAAGCGCATCCACAACATGCTGGAAGTACGCCTGCTCTACAAGGAGCTTGCGCAGTACAGCAAGAAGCAGCAGGAACTCGCCCTGCACGATCCGCTGACGGGCCTGCCGAACCGGCGCCTGCTGGAGGACCGCATCGAGACCACCCTGCAGCATGCGGTGCGCAACCAGCGCAAGGCGGCTGTCATGTACCTGGACCTGGATGGCTTCAAGGCCATCAACGACACCCACGGCCACGCCTATGGCGACGAGATCCTGAAACTGGTCGCCCAGCGCCTGGTGGGTTCGTCGCGCAAGGAAGACACGGTGGCGCGCGTGGGTGGCGACGAGTTCGTCATCGTGCTGGGCGATGTCAGCGGGTTGGCCGACGCGCGCGAGCCGGCCTCGAAGCTGATCGAGGTGGTGTCCGAGCCCTATCTCGTGAACGGCATCACGCTGCGCCTGTCCACCAGTATCGGCATCGCGCTGTTCCCGGACGACGCCGCCTCCGTTGGCGACCTGATCCATGCTGCCGACAATGCCCTGTACGATGCCAAGCGCTCCGGCAAGAACCGCTACTGCGCGGCGCCGGGCAGCACCAAGGCCGCTGCCACTGCGATGGCGCATCAACTGAAGAACGTCGCGACCACCGTTGCTTGA
- a CDS encoding hemerythrin domain-containing protein, with the protein MSATAKPQDAIALLKQDHAEVKAMFKEFEDLGERAFVAKKKLADKICLELTKHAIAEEEIFYPAMREEAEDSDDLVDEATVEHASAKDLIAQISAMDPHDDLYDAKVKVLGEYIEHHVKEEETEMFPKAKKADLDLVELGERIQARKDEIDMIPPEPMVTVKGAQASQPRL; encoded by the coding sequence ATGAGTGCCACAGCCAAGCCGCAAGATGCCATCGCCCTGCTGAAGCAGGATCACGCCGAAGTGAAGGCGATGTTCAAGGAGTTCGAGGATTTGGGTGAACGGGCGTTTGTCGCCAAGAAGAAACTCGCGGACAAGATCTGCCTGGAGCTGACCAAGCACGCCATCGCGGAAGAGGAAATCTTCTACCCGGCGATGCGTGAAGAGGCGGAAGACAGCGACGACCTGGTCGACGAAGCCACCGTCGAGCATGCTTCCGCCAAGGACCTGATCGCCCAGATCAGCGCGATGGACCCGCATGACGACCTGTATGACGCCAAGGTGAAGGTGCTGGGCGAGTACATCGAGCACCACGTCAAGGAAGAGGAAACCGAGATGTTCCCGAAAGCGAAGAAGGCCGACCTGGACCTGGTCGAGCTCGGGGAGCGCATCCAGGCCCGCAAGGACGAGATCGACATGATCCCGCCCGAGCCGATGGTCACCGTCAAGGGCGCGCAGGCCAGCCAGCCGCGCCTGTAA
- a CDS encoding response regulator, with amino-acid sequence MPQLDKPKILVVNDDANSLFALTSLLAQWAEEEPYEVIAARSGEEALRQVLLHDFAVILLDVNMPGMDGFETAEAIHQRGRSANIPIIFITAFVADELDRLKAYQRGAADFLFTPVIPQILHAKISVFVALAVKNEELKKQARQLHQRTNDLIASNKRLLQEIEDRKMAERQNHAKDEFLAMLGHELRNPLSAISSAASLIGLPGVAQEGAARAKKIIQRQSQHLGRIVDDLLDLSRAMSGKILLNRVPLDLAALIANCLETYRATGRTSDYHVSMELEPGWVEGDVTRLEQIFSNLLDNALKYTPAGGSIDIVMEVEGDDIVLTVHDTGVGISAELLPHVFDVFVQGTSTLDRAQGGLGIGLALVRRLAELHGGSVEAESAGAGAGSTFAIRLPRIERITETKPETMDTTEQSKPTILLIEDNDDGREMMAMMLSCYGYEVQHAADGLQGIEVALSYRPDVALVDIGLPGIDGYEVARRLRANGDTSGIRLIALTGYGLAEDQRRVLEAGFDMHLVKPVDIESLMKAIGSLTNRKNSSAPAA; translated from the coding sequence GTGCCCCAATTGGACAAACCAAAGATCCTCGTCGTTAACGATGATGCCAACAGCCTGTTCGCCCTGACGAGCCTCTTGGCACAGTGGGCCGAAGAGGAGCCCTATGAGGTAATCGCCGCCCGCAGCGGCGAAGAGGCCCTGCGCCAGGTGCTGCTGCACGACTTCGCCGTGATCCTGCTCGATGTCAACATGCCCGGGATGGACGGCTTCGAGACGGCCGAAGCGATCCACCAGCGCGGCCGCTCCGCCAACATCCCGATCATCTTCATCACGGCCTTCGTGGCCGACGAACTGGATCGCCTGAAGGCCTACCAGCGCGGTGCCGCGGACTTCCTGTTCACGCCCGTCATCCCGCAGATCCTGCATGCGAAGATTTCCGTGTTCGTCGCGCTGGCCGTGAAGAACGAGGAATTGAAGAAGCAGGCGCGCCAGCTGCACCAGCGCACCAACGACCTGATCGCCAGCAACAAGCGGCTGCTGCAGGAGATCGAGGATCGCAAGATGGCCGAACGGCAGAATCACGCCAAGGACGAGTTCCTGGCCATGCTGGGCCATGAGCTGCGCAATCCCTTGTCGGCCATCAGTAGCGCCGCCTCGCTGATCGGCCTGCCCGGCGTCGCGCAGGAAGGCGCAGCGCGCGCCAAGAAGATCATCCAGCGCCAGAGCCAGCACCTGGGCCGCATCGTGGACGACCTGCTGGACCTGTCGCGTGCGATGTCCGGCAAGATCCTCCTGAACCGGGTGCCGCTGGACCTGGCCGCGCTGATCGCCAACTGCCTGGAGACCTATCGCGCCACGGGGCGCACGTCGGATTACCATGTCAGCATGGAACTGGAGCCGGGCTGGGTCGAAGGCGATGTGACGCGGCTGGAGCAGATCTTTTCCAACCTGCTCGACAACGCGTTGAAGTACACGCCGGCAGGTGGCAGCATCGACATCGTCATGGAAGTCGAAGGCGACGACATCGTGCTGACCGTGCACGACACCGGCGTCGGCATTTCCGCCGAGCTGCTGCCTCACGTGTTCGACGTCTTCGTGCAGGGCACGAGCACGCTGGACCGGGCCCAGGGCGGCCTGGGCATCGGCCTGGCGCTGGTGCGCCGGCTGGCCGAACTGCACGGGGGCAGCGTGGAAGCCGAAAGCGCGGGAGCGGGGGCAGGCAGCACGTTCGCCATCCGCCTGCCCCGCATCGAACGTATCACCGAGACGAAGCCCGAGACCATGGACACGACAGAACAAAGCAAGCCTACCATCCTGCTGATTGAAGACAACGACGACGGCCGCGAGATGATGGCCATGATGCTCAGCTGTTACGGCTACGAGGTACAGCACGCGGCCGACGGCCTGCAGGGCATCGAGGTCGCGCTGTCGTACCGGCCCGACGTGGCCCTGGTCGATATCGGCCTGCCCGGCATCGACGGCTACGAGGTGGCCCGGCGCCTGCGCGCCAACGGCGACACGAGCGGCATCCGCCTGATTGCCCTGACTGGCTACGGCCTGGCCGAGGACCAGCGCCGCGTGCTGGAGGCGGGCTTCGACATGCATCTCGTCAAGCCGGTGGACATCGAAAGCCTGATGAAGGCGATCGGCAGCCTGACCAACCGGAAGAACTCGTCGGCACCGGCCGCCTGA
- a CDS encoding PEP-CTERM sorting domain-containing protein encodes MVRKSLQALTACAVLATSAAAGAATNLALDGSFEAVPVPAGEYVIVGQVGEWLSDTHGIEVRNDNAGTAYEGNNFVELDTDRNSSMFQQIRTRPGQEYLVSFAFRDRDGVDPSSQGVQVLWAGYVIGTFNGAADWEMRQLTVHALTRYSELEFRAVGASDSLGTSLDAVSVIAVPEPQTYAMLLAGMVLLGVGLRRRQD; translated from the coding sequence ATGGTCCGTAAATCCTTGCAGGCGCTGACGGCCTGCGCAGTACTGGCGACATCGGCGGCTGCCGGCGCCGCCACCAATCTTGCCCTGGACGGCAGCTTCGAAGCGGTGCCCGTGCCGGCCGGCGAGTATGTCATCGTGGGCCAGGTGGGCGAATGGCTCAGCGATACCCATGGCATCGAAGTGCGCAACGATAACGCGGGCACGGCGTACGAGGGCAACAATTTCGTGGAACTCGATACGGACCGGAACAGCTCCATGTTCCAGCAGATCCGCACCCGGCCGGGCCAGGAGTACCTCGTGTCGTTCGCCTTCCGTGACCGCGACGGCGTCGACCCGTCGTCGCAGGGTGTACAGGTGCTGTGGGCAGGCTACGTCATCGGGACGTTCAACGGCGCGGCCGACTGGGAAATGCGGCAGCTGACAGTGCATGCGCTGACGCGCTACTCGGAACTGGAGTTTCGCGCGGTCGGCGCCAGCGACAGCCTGGGCACGTCGCTCGACGCCGTGTCGGTGATCGCCGTGCCCGAACCGCAGACCTACGCGATGCTGCTGGCAGGCATGGTCCTGCTGGGCGTCGGGCTGCGCCGCAGGCAGGACTGA
- a CDS encoding response regulator: MTAQACNSLAELAGHDWSRAAIGHPETWPHTLRLTLDIILNAPLPMLIMWGRQQVMLYNEAYVDLVGPAQQPAPGGRVPAMQPSAWSWNPAAIEGAWAGRALAFPGTTLRLWRQDGISEQRFDLTYTPLRDADRTVQGILCTLAPPAATSAPSATRLLRMLVVEDNLDAQYLVCEMLRAFGHEVDAVASGEAALERLRRGDIEVLFSDVSLPGISGVELARRALAAQPGLQVIFASGYGAAVTQQLEFAAEAIQKPYEIEQLQAILDRVGARIPA; the protein is encoded by the coding sequence ATGACTGCACAAGCCTGCAACAGCCTGGCCGAACTGGCCGGGCACGATTGGTCGCGCGCGGCCATTGGCCATCCCGAGACATGGCCGCACACGCTGCGCCTGACCCTCGACATCATTCTCAACGCGCCCCTGCCCATGCTGATCATGTGGGGGCGCCAGCAAGTCATGCTGTACAACGAGGCATACGTGGACCTGGTCGGCCCGGCCCAGCAGCCGGCCCCGGGCGGCCGCGTGCCGGCGATGCAGCCGTCCGCGTGGAGCTGGAACCCCGCGGCCATCGAAGGCGCCTGGGCCGGTCGCGCCCTCGCCTTTCCCGGCACCACGCTGCGCCTGTGGCGCCAGGACGGCATCAGCGAACAGCGCTTCGACCTGACCTACACGCCGCTGCGCGACGCCGATCGCACCGTGCAAGGCATCCTGTGCACGCTGGCGCCGCCCGCCGCGACCAGTGCACCGTCCGCCACGCGCCTGCTGCGCATGCTCGTCGTCGAGGACAACCTGGATGCGCAATACCTCGTGTGCGAAATGCTGCGCGCGTTCGGCCACGAGGTCGATGCCGTGGCCAGCGGCGAGGCCGCGCTGGAACGGCTGCGCCGCGGCGACATCGAGGTGCTGTTCTCCGACGTCAGCCTGCCCGGCATCTCCGGTGTCGAACTGGCGCGCCGCGCGCTGGCTGCGCAGCCCGGGCTGCAGGTGATCTTTGCCTCCGGCTACGGCGCCGCGGTGACGCAGCAGCTGGAGTTCGCCGCGGAGGCGATCCAGAAGCCCTACGAAATCGAGCAGTTGCAGGCCATCCTGGACCGGGTGGGCGCACGCATTCCGGCCTGA
- a CDS encoding sensor histidine kinase, with translation MSDIAPEDQNVAARVAELSDLLGHVNSTWDNERRSLARQLHDSVGSSLTALTMHLGLLTAKLPEDPPALRERAAQMKNLLHTIIENNRRMQHKLWNDKLEFLGIKVAFSEAVTEFGDHYRVAARCSLPEEEPSCSREHGVALLFALEEGLRNVAAHAGATAVDVIVDDNEDEIMLTVRDNGSGPGAPEAGADKYGLRLVRERARHLGGTLDLTAHPEGGSALTLVLPKTRAAAAP, from the coding sequence ATGTCCGATATTGCACCGGAAGATCAGAACGTCGCGGCCCGCGTGGCCGAGCTCAGCGACCTGCTGGGACACGTCAACAGCACGTGGGACAACGAGCGCCGCTCGCTTGCGCGCCAGCTGCACGACAGCGTCGGTTCGTCGCTGACCGCCCTGACCATGCACCTGGGCCTGTTGACGGCCAAGCTGCCGGAAGACCCGCCGGCGCTGCGGGAGCGGGCAGCGCAGATGAAGAACCTGCTGCACACGATTATCGAGAACAACCGGCGCATGCAGCACAAGCTGTGGAACGACAAGCTCGAATTTCTCGGCATTAAGGTGGCGTTCAGCGAAGCGGTGACGGAATTCGGCGACCATTACCGGGTCGCGGCACGCTGCAGTCTGCCCGAGGAAGAGCCCTCCTGCTCGCGCGAACATGGCGTCGCGCTGTTGTTCGCGCTGGAGGAAGGGCTGCGCAACGTGGCCGCCCACGCGGGGGCGACGGCCGTGGACGTCATCGTCGACGACAACGAGGATGAGATCATGCTGACCGTGCGCGACAACGGCAGCGGTCCGGGCGCCCCCGAGGCGGGAGCGGACAAATACGGCCTGCGCCTGGTGCGCGAACGGGCCCGCCACCTGGGCGGCACGCTGGACCTGACGGCGCACCCGGAGGGCGGCAGCGCACTGACTTTGGTGCTGCCGAAGACCCGGGCCGCCGCAGCCCCTTAG